In Paenarthrobacter sp. GOM3, a single window of DNA contains:
- a CDS encoding Fur family transcriptional regulator, with product MTDHTAEQAEWAAALHAHGRRVTKQRLAVLAAVQHHPHSPAEGILAAARAELPELTAQSVYVVLSDLTDLQMLRRFEPPHSPALYETRVGDNHHHAVCISCGKVEDVDCAVGHAPCLTPHWDENSKPMTIQIADVLYQGICQDCQSKQQLPVETSVTHT from the coding sequence ATGACCGATCACACAGCCGAGCAAGCAGAATGGGCAGCAGCCCTGCATGCCCACGGCAGGCGTGTGACCAAGCAGCGTCTGGCAGTGCTCGCCGCCGTCCAGCACCATCCGCACTCCCCTGCGGAGGGAATCCTGGCCGCCGCCCGCGCAGAGCTACCGGAATTGACGGCGCAGTCGGTTTACGTGGTGCTCAGCGACCTCACGGATTTGCAGATGCTGCGACGATTCGAACCACCGCATTCCCCGGCGCTCTACGAAACCCGGGTGGGTGACAACCACCATCACGCCGTCTGTATCAGCTGCGGCAAGGTGGAAGACGTGGATTGCGCAGTGGGACACGCTCCGTGCCTCACACCGCACTGGGATGAGAACTCCAAGCCCATGACCATCCAGATCGCAGACGTCCTGTACCAGGGCATCTGCCAGGACTGCCAGTCCAAACAACAGCTTCCCGTTGAAACTTCCGTTACTCACACATAG